Proteins from a single region of Rana temporaria chromosome 5, aRanTem1.1, whole genome shotgun sequence:
- the TWIST1 gene encoding twist-related protein 1, whose protein sequence is MMQEESSSPVSPVDSLSNSEEELDRQQSKRGCRKKRTNKKNPDEPESPTSVKRNKKASSTGSSPQSFEELQTQRVMANVRERQRTQSLNEAFSALRKIIPTLPSDKLSKIQTLKLASRYIDFLCQVLQSDELDSKMASCSYVAHERLSYAFSVWRMEGAWSMSASH, encoded by the coding sequence ATGATGCAGGAAGAGTCCAGCTCTCCAGTCTCCCCCGTGGACAGCTTGAGCAACAGCGAGGAAGAACTTGACAGGCAGCAGAGCAAAAGGGGATGCAGGAAGAAGAGAACCAATAAGAAGAACCCCGACGAGCCCGAAAGTCCGACCTCAGTGAAGAGGAACAAGAAGGCCAGCAGCACCGGCAGCAGTCCCCAGTCCTTCGAGGAGCTACAGACCCAGAGAGTCATGGCCAACGTCAGAGAGCGACAGAGGACCCAATCCCTCAACGAAGCCTTCTCGGCCCTCCGAAAGATCATCCCCACCCTTCCCTCTGACAAACTCAGTAAAATCCAAACCCTCAAACTGGCCTCCAGATACATTGACTTCCTGTGCCAGGTTTTACAGAGCGATGAGCTGGACTCCAAAATGGCAAGCTGCAGTTATGTGGCCCATGAGAGGCTAAGCTATGCCTTCTCAGTGTGGAGGATGGAGGGAGCCTGGTCTATGTCTGCATCTCACTAA